One stretch of Streptomyces sp. NBC_01142 DNA includes these proteins:
- a CDS encoding helix-turn-helix domain-containing protein yields MVTKQFTGSPDEADLRRADSLAREIFSDVANKWALLIIEALGERTLRFGELRNEIEGISHKMLTQNLRMLERNGLVERTVHPVVPPRVEYTLTEPGQALRVTIDGLCDWTHQYLGHIETSRHRFDT; encoded by the coding sequence ATGGTGACCAAGCAGTTCACGGGCTCACCCGACGAAGCGGACCTGAGGCGCGCGGACTCTCTCGCGCGGGAGATCTTCTCGGACGTCGCCAACAAGTGGGCACTCCTGATCATTGAGGCTCTGGGGGAGCGCACCCTGCGCTTCGGCGAACTGCGGAACGAGATCGAGGGCATCAGCCACAAGATGCTCACCCAGAACCTGCGCATGCTGGAGCGCAACGGCCTGGTCGAGCGGACGGTGCACCCCGTCGTACCGCCGCGGGTCGAGTACACCCTCACGGAGCCGGGCCAAGCCCTGCGGGTGACGATCGACGGACTGTGCGACTGGACCCACCAGTACCTCGGTCACATCGAGACCTCCCGCCACCGCTTCGACACCTGA
- a CDS encoding gluconate:H+ symporter has product MTSLSVETLAAAATETITSAGNAQLGMAVLAGIAVIVLLITKFKVHAFLALTIGSLALGAFAGAPLDKTITSFTTGLGVTVAGVGVLIALGAILGKLLADSGGADQIVDTILARASGRAMPWAMVLIASVIGLPLFFEVGIVLLIPVVLLVAKRGNYSLMRIGIPALAGLSVMHGLIPPHPGPLVAIDAIGADLGVTLALGVVVAIPTVIIAGPVFSRYAARWVDIPAPERMIPTRPSEDLERRPGFGATVATVLLPVVLMLVKALVDVVVDNPEHGLQRVTDVIGSPLIALLAAVIVGMFTLGRAAGFTKERLSTTVEKSLVPIAGILLIVGAGGGFKQTLIDVGVGQMILDFSKDWSIPALLLAWLIAVAIRLATGSATVATISAAGLVAPLAAGMSTSESALLVLAIGAGSLFFSHVNDAGFWLVKEYFGMTVGQTIKTWSVMETIISVVGLGFVLLLSLVL; this is encoded by the coding sequence GTGACCAGTCTCAGCGTCGAGACGCTGGCAGCGGCCGCCACCGAAACGATCACTTCGGCCGGCAACGCGCAGTTGGGCATGGCCGTTCTCGCGGGCATAGCCGTCATCGTCCTGCTCATCACCAAGTTCAAGGTCCACGCGTTTCTGGCACTGACCATCGGCTCCCTGGCGCTCGGCGCGTTCGCGGGCGCACCGCTGGACAAGACCATCACCAGCTTCACCACCGGTCTCGGCGTGACGGTCGCGGGGGTGGGCGTACTGATCGCGCTGGGCGCGATCCTCGGCAAGCTGCTCGCCGACTCCGGCGGTGCGGACCAGATCGTCGACACCATCCTCGCCAGGGCGAGCGGCCGCGCGATGCCGTGGGCGATGGTCCTGATCGCCTCGGTGATCGGACTGCCCCTCTTCTTCGAGGTCGGCATCGTGCTGCTGATCCCGGTGGTGCTGCTCGTCGCCAAGCGCGGCAACTACTCCCTGATGCGGATCGGTATCCCGGCCCTGGCCGGTCTCTCCGTGATGCACGGTCTGATTCCGCCGCACCCCGGCCCGCTGGTGGCGATCGACGCCATCGGCGCGGACCTCGGTGTCACGCTGGCGCTGGGTGTCGTCGTCGCCATTCCGACCGTGATCATCGCGGGGCCGGTCTTCTCCCGTTACGCCGCGCGCTGGGTGGACATCCCCGCCCCCGAGCGGATGATCCCCACGCGTCCGTCGGAGGACCTCGAGCGGCGCCCCGGCTTCGGCGCCACCGTGGCCACCGTGCTGCTGCCCGTCGTACTGATGCTGGTGAAGGCACTCGTCGACGTCGTCGTGGACAACCCCGAGCACGGCCTCCAGCGCGTTACGGACGTCATCGGCTCACCGCTCATCGCGCTGCTCGCCGCCGTGATCGTCGGTATGTTCACGCTGGGCCGCGCGGCCGGGTTCACCAAGGAGCGGCTCTCCACCACCGTCGAGAAGTCCCTCGTCCCGATCGCGGGCATTCTGCTGATCGTCGGCGCGGGCGGCGGCTTCAAGCAGACGCTGATCGATGTCGGCGTGGGCCAGATGATCCTGGACTTCTCCAAGGACTGGTCGATCCCGGCACTGCTGCTGGCCTGGCTGATCGCCGTCGCCATCCGCCTCGCAACCGGATCGGCGACCGTGGCCACCATCTCGGCGGCCGGTCTGGTGGCCCCGCTGGCGGCCGGCATGTCGACCTCGGAGTCGGCACTGCTGGTGCTGGCGATCGGCGCGGGCTCCCTCTTCTTCAGCCATGTCAACGACGCCGGATTCTGGCTGGTGAAGGAGTACTTCGGGATGACCGTCGGCCAGACGATCAAGACCTGGTCGGTGATGGAGACCATCATCTCCGTCGTCGGACTCGGCTTCGTCCTGCTGCTGTCACTCGTCCTCTAG
- a CDS encoding cytochrome b/b6 domain-containing protein produces the protein MTSTPGSAGPTAAATPPPSERPVRVRRFSRAERWVHRTTAALMLLCVVTAAALYVPQIAELVGRRYLVVTVHQWSGLLLPVPFLLGLASRAFRADLRRLNRFGPHDRTWLRAVRRRDHRPKARPAGKFNAGQKVYSAWIAGAVLVMLATGLLMWFTSLTPLVWRTSATFVHDWLSLAVGIVLFGHIGMALADPESRRGMRTGSVERPWAKREHPLWLEDE, from the coding sequence ATGACGTCGACGCCTGGGTCGGCCGGTCCAACGGCCGCAGCGACACCCCCACCGTCTGAACGGCCCGTGCGGGTACGCCGGTTCAGCCGCGCCGAGCGCTGGGTGCACCGCACCACCGCCGCGCTGATGCTGCTGTGCGTGGTGACCGCCGCCGCTCTGTACGTACCGCAGATCGCCGAACTCGTCGGCCGACGCTATCTGGTGGTCACTGTCCACCAGTGGTCGGGGCTGTTGCTGCCCGTGCCCTTCCTGCTCGGCCTCGCCTCGCGCGCCTTCCGCGCCGATCTGCGCAGGCTCAACCGCTTCGGGCCGCACGACCGGACGTGGCTGCGTGCGGTCCGGCGGCGCGACCACCGGCCCAAGGCGCGTCCGGCGGGCAAGTTCAACGCCGGGCAGAAGGTCTACTCGGCCTGGATCGCGGGCGCGGTGCTGGTGATGCTCGCGACCGGGCTGCTGATGTGGTTCACCTCGCTCACTCCGCTGGTGTGGCGCACCAGCGCCACCTTCGTCCACGACTGGCTGTCGCTGGCCGTCGGCATTGTGCTCTTCGGACACATCGGAATGGCGCTCGCCGACCCGGAGTCACGCAGGGGTATGCGTACCGGGTCGGTCGAGCGCCCGTGGGCGAAGCGGGAGCACCCGCTGTGGCTAGAGGACGAGTGA
- a CDS encoding IS5 family transposase — protein MSAAGDGYPSDLTDEQWALIEPLLPAPRTGRKGGRREKHPRRRIVDAILYLARTGCQWRYLPKDFPPFQTVYWYFTWWHDDGTVERVHDALRVKVREADGRSAEPSAGLVDSQSVRAADTVPKSTSGFDAGKKTKGRKRFIVTDTLGLLLAVHVLAASVQDRDGAKRSLLWTRLDHPTIEKIWADQGFAGRLVEWSSAVLHRTLEIVRKDPGQRGFKVQPKRWAVERTFAWITTRRRLACDYERNPAHSETMIRWAMTDLILRRLTRGRPATRQGPRPLRKITP, from the coding sequence GTGAGTGCTGCTGGGGATGGTTACCCGTCTGATCTGACGGATGAACAGTGGGCGTTGATTGAGCCGTTGCTGCCTGCTCCAAGGACGGGTCGCAAGGGCGGGCGGCGGGAGAAGCACCCGCGTCGGCGGATCGTGGACGCGATCTTGTACTTGGCGCGGACCGGGTGCCAGTGGCGGTATCTGCCCAAGGATTTCCCGCCCTTCCAGACGGTGTACTGGTACTTCACCTGGTGGCACGACGACGGCACCGTGGAGCGCGTCCACGACGCGCTGCGGGTCAAGGTCCGCGAGGCCGACGGCCGTTCCGCTGAGCCGTCCGCGGGCCTGGTCGACTCGCAGTCCGTGCGGGCGGCCGACACGGTGCCGAAGTCCACCAGCGGCTTCGACGCGGGCAAGAAGACCAAGGGCCGCAAACGGTTCATCGTCACCGACACCCTCGGCCTCCTCCTGGCCGTGCACGTGCTGGCCGCAAGCGTCCAGGACCGCGACGGAGCCAAGCGCTCCCTGCTGTGGACCCGCCTGGACCACCCAACCATCGAGAAGATCTGGGCCGACCAGGGCTTCGCCGGCCGACTCGTCGAGTGGTCCTCTGCCGTCTTGCACCGCACGCTGGAGATCGTCCGCAAGGACCCCGGACAGCGCGGCTTCAAGGTCCAGCCGAAGCGCTGGGCGGTGGAGCGCACGTTCGCCTGGATCACCACACGCCGCCGCCTGGCCTGCGACTACGAACGCAACCCGGCCCACTCCGAAACCATGATCCGCTGGGCCATGACCGACCTGATACTCCGCCGACTCACCCGAGGCCGACCCGCCACCCGCCAAGGACCCCGACCACTACGGAAAATCACCCCGTAA
- a CDS encoding SDR family NAD(P)-dependent oxidoreductase: MRMEQADRPVALVSGSTSGIGEAVARRLAADGMRVVVHSRRSAEAGEALAAELGGAYVRADLAVEEEARGLVEAALGRYGRLDVLVNNAGISRPIPHDDLAAATPADWRQLLEVNLIAPWVLCTAALPALRQSPGGGSIVNVTSHAGVRPKGSSVPYAASKAALNHVTRLLAAALGPEVRVNAVAPGLVDTPMTKDWAQAHELWRDRAPMRRPAQPADVADLVAALIAGTYLTGEVIVLDGGLNLT; the protein is encoded by the coding sequence ATGAGGATGGAACAAGCGGATCGGCCCGTCGCCCTGGTCAGCGGGTCCACGTCGGGGATCGGGGAGGCCGTCGCGCGGAGGCTGGCGGCGGACGGGATGCGGGTCGTCGTGCACTCGCGGCGCAGTGCGGAGGCCGGGGAGGCGCTGGCGGCGGAGCTCGGCGGGGCGTACGTGCGGGCGGATCTGGCGGTGGAGGAGGAGGCCCGGGGGCTGGTCGAGGCGGCGCTCGGCCGGTACGGGCGGCTGGACGTGCTGGTGAACAACGCGGGCATCAGCCGGCCGATCCCGCATGACGACCTGGCCGCGGCGACACCGGCGGACTGGCGGCAACTGCTGGAGGTCAACCTGATCGCGCCATGGGTGCTGTGCACGGCTGCACTTCCGGCGCTGCGCCAATCCCCCGGGGGCGGCAGCATCGTGAACGTCACCAGTCATGCCGGGGTGCGTCCCAAGGGCTCGTCGGTGCCGTACGCGGCGAGCAAGGCCGCGCTGAATCACGTGACCCGGCTGCTCGCGGCTGCGCTCGGGCCCGAGGTGCGTGTCAACGCGGTCGCGCCGGGGCTGGTGGACACGCCGATGACGAAGGACTGGGCGCAGGCGCACGAGCTGTGGCGGGACCGCGCGCCGATGCGCCGCCCGGCCCAGCCCGCCGACGTGGCCGACCTGGTGGCGGCGCTGATCGCCGGCACCTATCTCACCGGCGAGGTCATCGTGCTCGACGGAGGGCTGAATCTGACCTGA
- a CDS encoding gluconokinase, with the protein MSSPHVVVVMGVAGTGKTTIGPLLAAALGVPYAEGDDFHPPANIAKMSAGTPLDDADRRPWLDAIGLWAHGRAGLGGVVSSSALKRSYRDRLRAAAPDAVFLHLTGDRPLIEQRMSERTGHFMPTALLDSQFATLQPLGDDEAGVAVDVSGTPEEITERAVAALRRLEN; encoded by the coding sequence ATGAGCTCCCCCCACGTCGTCGTGGTGATGGGCGTGGCAGGCACCGGCAAGACCACGATCGGTCCCCTGCTCGCCGCCGCACTGGGCGTCCCGTACGCCGAGGGCGACGACTTCCACCCCCCGGCGAACATCGCCAAGATGTCGGCCGGCACCCCGCTGGACGACGCGGACCGCCGGCCGTGGCTCGATGCGATCGGGCTGTGGGCCCACGGCCGGGCGGGCCTCGGCGGGGTGGTCTCCAGCTCCGCGCTCAAGCGGAGCTATCGCGACCGGCTGCGGGCAGCCGCACCGGATGCCGTCTTCCTCCACCTCACCGGCGACCGCCCGCTCATCGAGCAGCGGATGTCGGAGCGCACCGGGCACTTCATGCCCACCGCGCTGCTGGACTCGCAGTTCGCGACGCTCCAGCCGCTGGGAGACGACGAGGCGGGCGTCGCCGTCGATGTGTCCGGCACCCCCGAAGAAATCACCGAACGAGCCGTCGCCGCGCTGCGCCGGCTCGAGAACTGA
- a CDS encoding NUDIX hydrolase: MQWKTHGERQIYTNPWVNLCLVDVQQPDGRRWEYHVVRLRHLAVAAVVNDRREVLMMWRHRFITDTWAWELPMGLVEDGESPEQAAAREVLEETGWRPGPIKQLIYAEPANGITDSQHHVFRVDDASYVGPPTEKNESDRIEWIPLADVRGMIDRREIVSSGSLVGLLYLLMDEVIR; encoded by the coding sequence ATGCAGTGGAAGACCCACGGTGAGCGACAGATCTACACCAACCCTTGGGTGAATCTGTGTCTGGTCGACGTCCAGCAGCCGGACGGACGCAGGTGGGAGTATCACGTCGTTCGGCTCCGGCACCTGGCCGTGGCCGCCGTGGTCAATGACCGCCGTGAGGTCCTGATGATGTGGCGGCATCGCTTCATCACAGACACATGGGCCTGGGAACTGCCCATGGGGCTGGTCGAGGACGGCGAGTCACCGGAGCAGGCGGCGGCCCGCGAAGTCCTGGAAGAGACAGGTTGGCGACCTGGTCCCATCAAGCAACTGATCTATGCGGAGCCCGCCAACGGAATCACCGACTCGCAGCACCACGTCTTCCGCGTGGATGACGCAAGCTATGTTGGGCCGCCGACAGAGAAGAACGAGTCCGACCGCATCGAATGGATCCCCCTCGCCGACGTGCGCGGAATGATCGACCGTCGCGAGATCGTGAGCAGCGGTTCCCTCGTTGGCCTCCTGTACCTGCTCATGGATGAGGTCATCCGCTGA
- a CDS encoding helix-turn-helix domain-containing protein — translation MPEASRPQELPARLLTDPEMLNACRVRDFTRVFRLVKTRAGIYPSMIARRCELTPSRVGEVIAGRRQLLHMDVIERIADGLRIPGHMLGLARRLWETPQAFVVNEREAPQVLEPEQSALAALPGPDVDSILAMASRTSLSPATLDALRSSIEDYWRRDDQHGGEALRPAVVGQLRYVVGLLKESRPTLIQHGLYGIAAELARLTGWTYFDARQYNQARAYFTEALQLAKVIDERQFMANVLACMSLQATYQDKPADSLALVTAAQDQARSALGATPRVLSMLSMREAFAHATLGNRTATHGAITEAHRQFEQIRAGDPEPSWVSYFDEPKLIVDTGIAHGRLGETATAEPLIADALRRENHINQRGRAFHAFWLARTQLDQGKLDQACHTATQALEPASAVASERVTGHLREFYDQLAPHRQEPVVLAFEARLREVLPKRVSG, via the coding sequence ATGCCCGAAGCGTCCCGGCCGCAGGAACTCCCTGCCAGGCTGCTCACTGACCCCGAGATGCTCAACGCGTGTCGGGTTCGGGACTTCACCAGGGTCTTCCGGCTGGTCAAGACCAGAGCGGGCATTTACCCGTCGATGATCGCAAGACGGTGCGAGCTAACACCAAGTCGCGTCGGCGAAGTAATCGCCGGCCGACGTCAGTTGCTGCACATGGATGTCATCGAGCGCATTGCGGATGGCTTGCGTATCCCAGGGCACATGCTCGGGCTTGCCCGGCGTTTGTGGGAGACGCCCCAAGCCTTCGTTGTCAACGAGCGCGAGGCTCCTCAAGTGCTTGAGCCGGAGCAGTCGGCGCTCGCCGCTCTGCCAGGCCCAGATGTGGACAGCATCCTTGCGATGGCCTCGCGAACCAGCCTGAGTCCGGCCACGCTTGACGCGCTTCGGTCTTCGATCGAGGACTACTGGCGACGCGACGACCAGCACGGCGGCGAGGCTCTGAGGCCGGCGGTCGTTGGCCAGCTCCGCTACGTCGTCGGGCTCCTGAAGGAGAGTAGGCCGACGCTCATCCAGCACGGCCTGTACGGAATCGCAGCCGAGCTGGCACGCCTCACAGGCTGGACCTACTTCGACGCCCGCCAGTACAACCAGGCCCGCGCATACTTCACCGAAGCGCTGCAACTGGCCAAGGTGATCGACGAACGCCAATTCATGGCCAATGTTCTTGCCTGTATGAGCTTGCAGGCGACGTACCAGGACAAGCCCGCGGACTCCCTGGCACTTGTGACCGCCGCCCAGGACCAAGCCCGCTCCGCCCTCGGCGCCACCCCGCGCGTCCTGTCGATGCTGTCCATGCGCGAAGCCTTTGCCCATGCCACCCTCGGCAACCGGACTGCCACGCATGGGGCAATCACCGAAGCCCACCGCCAGTTCGAGCAGATCCGAGCAGGTGACCCAGAACCTTCATGGGTGTCCTATTTCGACGAGCCGAAGCTCATCGTGGATACCGGCATTGCTCATGGCCGACTGGGCGAGACAGCGACGGCTGAACCCTTGATCGCGGATGCCTTGCGCAGGGAGAACCACATCAACCAGCGCGGTCGCGCGTTCCACGCGTTCTGGCTCGCCCGGACGCAGCTGGACCAAGGCAAGTTGGACCAGGCGTGCCACACAGCCACGCAAGCTCTGGAGCCCGCGTCGGCGGTGGCCTCCGAGCGCGTGACCGGTCATCTGAGGGAGTTCTACGACCAGCTGGCCCCACACCGGCAGGAGCCCGTTGTCCTGGCCTTCGAGGCACGCCTACGGGAAGTCCTGCCGAAGCGAGTCAGCGGATGA
- a CDS encoding RidA family protein, producing the protein MAITLVNPNGLPEIDAYRQVSIATGSKLVFIAGQVAWDVDGVTVGEGDLAAQVEQCYLNIGIALAEAGGSFDDVAKLTVYVVDWTPDKMPRLMEGIARATAKLGVTPVPPATLLGVAALDVPDHLVEIEATAVID; encoded by the coding sequence ATGGCCATCACTCTGGTAAACCCCAACGGATTGCCGGAAATCGACGCCTACCGGCAGGTGTCGATCGCGACCGGGTCGAAGCTGGTCTTCATCGCCGGGCAGGTCGCCTGGGACGTCGACGGTGTCACGGTCGGCGAAGGCGACCTCGCCGCTCAGGTCGAGCAGTGCTATCTCAACATCGGCATCGCCCTGGCCGAGGCCGGTGGTTCCTTCGACGACGTGGCGAAACTGACCGTCTACGTCGTCGACTGGACCCCCGACAAGATGCCCCGGCTCATGGAAGGGATCGCCCGGGCAACCGCGAAGCTCGGCGTGACCCCGGTCCCGCCGGCCACGCTGCTGGGCGTTGCGGCACTGGACGTACCCGACCATCTGGTGGAGATCGAAGCCACCGCGGTCATCGACTGA
- a CDS encoding FadR/GntR family transcriptional regulator, giving the protein MTTEGQGLHIHVLDTLGLAITAGEYPTGSVVRTDEVAQRFDVSRTVVREVVRVLESMHLVESRRRVGVTVRPTEEWNVYDPRVIRWRLAGSDRPRQLRSLTVLRSAIEPVAAGLAARNATPEQCAALTEQALGMVATSRGHQLEKYLEHDVAFHRIVLNASGNEMFARLGDVVAEVLTGRTHHQVMFDDPDPAAVTLHVQVAEAVRGGDAARAEEITRQIAVGALAELEVLAP; this is encoded by the coding sequence ATGACCACAGAGGGCCAGGGGCTCCATATCCATGTGCTGGACACCCTCGGCCTCGCGATCACCGCGGGCGAGTACCCAACGGGCAGTGTGGTGCGCACCGATGAGGTGGCACAGCGCTTCGACGTCTCGCGCACCGTCGTACGCGAAGTGGTCCGGGTCCTCGAATCGATGCACCTGGTGGAGTCCCGGCGCCGGGTCGGCGTGACCGTACGTCCCACCGAGGAGTGGAACGTCTACGACCCGCGCGTCATCCGCTGGCGCCTGGCCGGCTCCGACCGCCCGCGCCAGCTGCGCTCACTGACCGTGCTGCGCTCCGCGATCGAGCCGGTCGCGGCCGGGCTGGCGGCCCGCAACGCCACCCCCGAGCAGTGCGCCGCACTCACCGAGCAGGCCCTGGGTATGGTCGCCACCTCCCGCGGGCACCAGCTCGAGAAGTATCTGGAGCACGACGTCGCCTTCCACCGGATCGTGCTCAACGCCTCAGGCAACGAAATGTTCGCCCGGCTCGGCGATGTGGTGGCCGAAGTCCTCACCGGCCGTACGCATCACCAGGTGATGTTCGACGACCCCGATCCGGCGGCCGTGACCCTGCATGTCCAGGTGGCCGAGGCGGTCCGCGGGGGCGATGCCGCCCGGGCCGAGGAGATCACGCGTCAGATCGCCGTCGGTGCCCTCGCGGAGCTGGAAGTGCTGGCGCCCTGA
- a CDS encoding ASCH domain-containing protein, with product MDKRENREPLKPYLLALPGPLRDRLVAAVLSGRKVSTTGLLAEYEAEKEELPPVGERSALIDSDGHEVAVVELTEVRVLPLGEVDLQHALDEGEGHVSVAGWRAAHERFWHSEEMREALGDPEFEVDDETLVVAERFQVVERF from the coding sequence ATGGACAAGCGTGAGAACCGTGAACCGCTCAAGCCGTATCTGCTCGCACTTCCCGGACCGCTTCGGGACCGGTTGGTGGCAGCCGTACTGTCCGGGCGGAAGGTCTCGACGACGGGGCTCCTCGCGGAGTACGAGGCAGAGAAGGAGGAACTGCCGCCGGTCGGCGAGCGATCGGCGCTGATCGACTCGGACGGGCACGAGGTGGCGGTGGTGGAGCTGACGGAGGTACGGGTGCTGCCGCTCGGGGAGGTCGATCTGCAGCATGCACTGGACGAGGGCGAGGGGCATGTGTCGGTCGCGGGGTGGCGCGCGGCGCACGAGAGGTTCTGGCACAGCGAGGAGATGCGCGAGGCGCTCGGCGACCCGGAGTTCGAGGTCGACGACGAGACGCTGGTCGTGGCGGAGCGCTTCCAGGTGGTGGAGCGGTTCTAG
- a CDS encoding barstar family protein: MVIIDVSAARDGRQLHAALSQALGFPAFYGMNWDAFWDAITGLVVMPDHVRFLGWDGLAEHLPREAEALRASLDRYQHQYRAQFVAEYR, encoded by the coding sequence GTGGTCATCATTGACGTCAGCGCCGCCCGCGATGGGCGACAACTCCATGCCGCTCTGAGCCAGGCTCTCGGCTTCCCCGCCTTCTACGGGATGAACTGGGACGCCTTCTGGGATGCGATCACCGGCTTGGTCGTGATGCCGGATCACGTCCGCTTCCTCGGCTGGGACGGTCTGGCTGAGCACCTTCCGCGTGAGGCCGAAGCTCTGCGGGCCTCGCTCGACCGCTACCAACATCAGTACCGCGCACAGTTCGTGGCTGAGTATCGCTGA
- a CDS encoding molybdopterin-dependent oxidoreductase codes for MLGLGAAGVATAPYLQRGLESFLGAAADKDPTGLSGLLPNGGGFRYYSVASSVPRKSGQNYRLTVDGLVDRPTTYTLDALRKLPQTRVVRDVQCVTGWRVPDTPFAGVKLSLLLDAAGVRAQGRAIRFTCFDGTYSESLTLPQARRDDVLVCLQMQDKPLSHSHGGPVRLYVAPMYFYKSAKWLSGITVTSDVRPGYWEERGYDVDAWVGRSNGRSDTPTV; via the coding sequence ATGCTGGGGCTCGGCGCGGCCGGCGTCGCCACGGCGCCCTATCTGCAGCGCGGGCTCGAATCCTTCCTCGGCGCGGCCGCCGACAAGGACCCGACCGGTCTGTCCGGCCTGCTCCCCAACGGCGGCGGCTTCCGCTACTACTCGGTGGCCTCCTCCGTACCCCGCAAGAGCGGTCAGAACTACCGGCTGACCGTCGACGGGCTGGTCGACCGGCCGACGACGTACACCCTCGACGCGCTGCGCAAGCTGCCGCAGACCCGCGTCGTCCGTGACGTCCAGTGCGTCACCGGCTGGCGGGTCCCCGACACGCCGTTCGCGGGGGTCAAGCTGTCGCTGCTGCTGGACGCCGCGGGTGTACGCGCGCAAGGCAGGGCCATCCGCTTCACCTGCTTCGACGGCACCTACAGCGAGAGCCTCACCCTCCCGCAGGCCCGCCGCGACGATGTGCTGGTCTGTCTGCAGATGCAGGACAAACCACTCAGCCACTCCCACGGCGGTCCGGTCCGGCTGTATGTGGCGCCGATGTACTTCTACAAGTCGGCGAAATGGCTCTCCGGGATCACCGTCACCTCCGACGTCCGGCCCGGCTACTGGGAGGAGCGGGGATATGACGTCGACGCCTGGGTCGGCCGGTCCAACGGCCGCAGCGACACCCCCACCGTCTGA